Below is a genomic region from Pirellulales bacterium.
GAAATGGGCAGCGGCGTTTGCGTGACCAGCACCGAAGCACCCGTAGTTTGATCAGACTGATCGGTCGTGCTGGGCGGTTCGTAATCTTGCGTCGGCAGGCCGAGCTGCGAGCCCGAGGTATCGTCGTTTTGCGCGAACAGCAAATCGTAGCCGGCGACGTAGGCGGTGTTGACCGTAACGTTTTCGAAGTGCGGCGCGGTGAACGTGCCGACCAAATGCGAGCTTTGGAAGTCGTTTCCTTTGGTCAGCGGCGCCAACGTCGGTGCGCCGGAGACCGGGTCGATGGCCGTCACTTCTTCCGCAGTGGCGGAAAGCACCAGCATATCGCCTGGGACAAAGCCCGAAAACGTAATCACGATTTGCGAGCCGCCGTTGGTGGCTGTCACGCTCAGCACTTGGAAGCCAGTGTGCGAAACAACCGTCACCGGCGACGTGCCCGAGGGAGAGCCGGGGGGCGCTTCCCAAACGTCGTCGCCCACGGCCAGTCCGAGTTGATTTTTGCTGCCGTCGATCACCAACTGCGTCAACTGTGTGTTCGGTGCGCCGCCTTGAAAAGTGATTTGAATGGTGTCGGGCGAGGTATTGGTGCCGGGAGACGCATCGAAGAACACCGAACCAAAATGGATTTGCGGCGGGGCCCCGGAAAGTAGTTGCCGCGGCTCCATTTTTTCGAACGCGCAGCAGCGAATTTTGAGAACGTCGCTGTGAGAATCGTCGCGGCGCCAAAAACGATCGCCCCGAATGAACCGGCCGATCCGGCTAAAACCTTGCAGGATACTCACCACTGCAACCTCCGTGTCGCAAATGCCCCAAATCAAGTTCGTCTATGGTCGCTCGGTAATCTCTTCACCGCTTGCCAATTTCCTCGCATTTCAGTCGGCTTTAGCAGGGTTCAACTGCCACATGCGAATCGTGGTGTCGAAACCGCCCGATACCAGCAGCTTTCCGCTCGGGTCGCAAGCCAGGGCCGCCACCGAACCGGTGTGGCCCGAAAAACTGGCCGTCATTTTCTGCGTCGACAGGTCCCACACGCGCACCAGATTATCGCTGCCGCCGCTGGCCAAACGATCTTCGCCGCAGAAGCACAACGACAACACTTTTCCCTGCCCATGATCGATCTCCGCCTGCTGCTCGGCCGTGGCTATATCCCAAATGCGAATTTTCGGATTTTCCCCGGCCGTGGCAATGTGATCTCCCGCCGGCGAAAATGCCACAATGCGAATTCGATGTTCGTGCCCTTGCCAATCTTTCAGCACGCTGCCGTCGGCGACATTCCAAATGCGAATGTGCCCGTCACGACCGCCGGCCACGAGCTTTTCGCCATCGTGTGAAAAGGCCACCGCCCGAATGTCGTTGCACGAACAATCGAACGTGCGAATTAACTCCCCGGTCGTCACATCGTACAGCCGCATGACATTTTCAAAGCCGGCGACGGCGATCGTTTTTCCACTCGGGTCGAATTGCAGCGCATAAATGGCGGCTTGATCGTTTGCGGCAGCCTC
It encodes:
- a CDS encoding WD40 repeat domain-containing protein; the encoded protein is MRFSPRRSAVRRVVVSARGLLATGLVAGWLANVWVWNAPSLRAESPASGTVLNASPQDAFGLQPANPQTSEQSQQATPVVTTVAINPDGVQLATAGDDHLINLWNIEDGKLMHQLRTHTDWVRAVVYSPDGKLLASGGDDRKIHLWDATTGKLIRKFGHKGKETLSDEAAANDQAAIYALQFDPSGKTIAVAGFENVMRLYDVTTGELIRTFDCSCNDIRAVAFSHDGEKLVAGGRDGHIRIWNVADGSVLKDWQGHEHRIRIVAFSPAGDHIATAGENPKIRIWDIATAEQQAEIDHGQGKVLSLCFCGEDRLASGGSDNLVRVWDLSTQKMTASFSGHTGSVAALACDPSGKLLVSGGFDTTIRMWQLNPAKAD